The window TGCGAGCCACGTTCCACGGATTTCAATCCGGATTTCACCGCGTGGAGTTTCATGTCCGTGCGGCACTGGGGCGAATTCGCGCAGGGCACATGGACCGTGCAGGTGATCGACACAGCCACGGGTTCCACCGGCACGGTCAATACCGTGCGCCTTGACTTCTATGGGAGCGGCGCAGCGCCCGTCACCGACAACATCCTTGAGGTTTCAGTCTTCCCGCCCACCGGATCGACCGTGTTCGGAGGCACGAATCTGAACATGTTCGTCACCGTGCGGGACACGACCCCGGTGACCGACGCATTCGTTTTCCTCAGCGCCGTGAACTCGGCTTCCATTCCCGTCTTCACAAACATCTTTGTTCCGAATGACGGCCTGGCGCCCGACGCGATCTCCGGCGACAACGTCTATTCCTACGCCCTGTCCAACCTCGCGAGCGGCAACTACACATTTTACGTAAACACCACCGCACCGGGCAAACAACCTGACCAGACCATCGTCAGCTACAGCATCCTCACCGCGCCCCCCAACGACCTCCTGGCCAATTCGCTCAAGATTGCCGCATCGGGCCAGATGCTTACCGGCTACACTCACTTCGCGAACATCGAAACCGGCGAACCCGTCCACGCAGGCACTGCCGGGGTCACCAACTCCATCTGGTTTACTTTTGCGCCGACTAACAGCGGCCGCGTGCTGGTGGATCCCGGCGGCAGCACCTTTGACACGGCGATCGCCGTCTACACCGGTCTGGCCGTGGACGCGCTCACGCTCGTCGCCGCGACGAATGATGTGCCCGCGATCAACTCGATCACCAACAACCCGCGGGGCTGGCTCTACTTCGATGCCACCGCCGGCGAGACCTACCACATCGCGGTGGCCGGTGTGCCCCCCTTCGCCTCAGGCACTGTGAATCTCAGGGTCTTCTTCGATGGCGTGCCCGACACGAACGCGCCGGGGGTCACCATTACGGCGCCATTCAGCGGCCTCATCACCACGAATGGAGCCGTCACGCTCGCCGGGACCGCCACGGACGGCGGTCTTTTTGACTCCGGAGTCCAGTTTGTCGAAGTGAGCCAGAACGGCCAGGCCCCCGTGCTCGCGCTCAGCACCAATGGATTTGCCGCGTGGTCGTTGCGCGTTCTCCTGACGGCCGGCAGCAACGTGCTGCAGGTGGTCGCGGTGGACAACGCGGGCAATCGCTCCGCGCCGCGGAAGGTGGACGTCACGTATCGCGTGTTCGACCCGCCCAACGACCTTTTCGCCATGGCGCGCGACCTCTTTGGCACGAACGGCCTGATCGCAATCGACACGACGAAGGGCACGAAGGAAGTCGGCGAACCCAACCACGCCGGCAACAACGGCGGCAAGTCGATCTGGTATCGCTTCGTCCCGCCGTCCGACGGCTCGCTCTTCCTCACCACGACGAATTCGAATTTCGACACAGTGATGGCGGTTTACACCGGCACGCAGGTTTCCGCGCTCACGAACCTGGCATTCAACGACGACGCGCTCGCCCCGTTCCGGCACAGCGTCATCACGCTCGCCGTCCGCGCCGGAACCAACTACTACATCGCCGTGGACGGCTTGGGCGGCGCGTTCGGCACCGCGTTCCTCTCCCATGATTTCAGGCCGGCGGCGGTCTTCGACCTGACTCTCAACATTTCCGGCATCGGCACCGTGTCCGTGCCCGGCGGCAGCTACACGAACGGCACGCTCCTCTCAATCCGCGGCAATCCGCTGCCCAATCACGACTTCGTCTCCTGGTCCGGCGCGGTCAACACGCTCGACAACCCCATCATCGTCAACGTCGTCAGCAACACGACCCTCACCGCCACGTTCCTTCCGCGGATTTTCTCCGATGACTTCGAGACGGGCACGCTGACGAAGCTGCCGTGGTCCGCCGCCGGGAATGCCGCATGGACCGCCTCGGTCACGAACGCCTCGGAAACCAACACAAGCCTCGGCGGCCGGTTCTTCGCGCGCAGCGGCCTTATCGGAAACAACCAGACGAGCACGCTGCGCCTCGTGTCGCCGATGATCGCGGGGCCGGGCCAGTTCTCCTATCGCGTCAGCACCGAGGCGGGCTTCGACTTCTTCTCCTTCAGCCTCAATGGCGTCGTGCTCACGAACGTCAGCGGCGAGAGCGGCTGGCAGGTCTTCAGTTTCAACGTCCCCACCGGCACGAACACGCTCGAATGGAAGTTCACGAAGGACCCGGCGTTCTCCGGCGGGCTCGACGCCGTCTACATCGACAACGTCGATTTGCCGGTCGTCATTCCGAAGGACTTCAGCGTGCCCGTCACGCTCTCCAACTTTTTCATCAGCGCGGGCACGCCGGGAAATGTAGTGCCGAAGTTCCGCGTGAGCGGGCAGACGAACCAAGTCTACCACCTGCAGGGATCAGCCGACCTCTTCAACTGGGAAACCATCTCCACCAACATCGCGCGGCATGGTGTCATTCAGTTCACCGACACCCAGGCCACCAACTTCCCGACACGCTACTACCGCGTCATCGTCCCGTAGGCCAGGGATTCGCGGTGATGTTTGTCGCTCCCTCCGGTCGTATCCTTCCCGCTGGTCCTGCCTCGGAACGGGCACTCTTGGGACACTCCGCGCGTTGGGGATTCCAAGTCCGTTGTGAAGTGTCCTATTGCTTCGAGCCCGGCGGGACCGCGGGCGTGTCGGCTGGCGCCGGGGCGTCAATGACCTGCAGTTGGTAGAGCGCGGAGAACCGGCTGTCTTCGCGCGGCACCGGGATGGAATTGTAGAGGTAATCCACGCGGAAGCGGTAGTTCACGTAGTTTGTGCCCGGAGTCACCGGGATAAGCGTCTCCCACCGGTTCGACAGCTGCGCAAGGCGTTTCATCGCGTAGTAGTTGGTGCCCACCTGCACCGACGGCCGGACGCTGTCGCGCCGCAACGCCGTCTGGCGCGAATCCCACGCGAACTCGACGATGTAGCTCCCGGACTCGTTGCGCGGCTGGGCGCGAGGCGTGAGGTTGGTGAACGTGGAATAAGTGGTCGCGCACCCCGAAAGAATCAAGGTGACACTGGCAAGACTGGCGATGCGGTGGCGCAGACACATAGTGGCGCGAGCGTTGCACGCGTGCGAACGGTTTGTCAAAGGCGGAGTTTCCGTGACGGCTCGGGCGATCGTCGTGTCGGCCGCGCTGGAAACGAAAGAGGCCGCATCGCCGCGGCCTCAATCTTGTCCGGGGCTTTGCTGCCGCTCAGGGCGTGCCGACGCCGACACCCGTCGCCGGACGCAACAGCGTGAACTCCCCCCGGCGGTTTTGCGCCCACGCCGCATCGTCATGGCCGAAGGCTGACGGCCTGTCCTTGCCGAACGTGCGGGTGTAGATGCGGTCGGTGGAAATGCCTTCCTTGATGAGTTGCTCGCGAATCTTCAGCGCGCGGCGCTCGCCGAGCGAGCGGTTGTATTCCTCCGTGCCGCGTTCGTCGCAGTGGCCGTCCACGACGACCTTGTTGGTGGGTTGCCCGCGGAGGACGATCGCGACTTCCTTGACCTTCGCGAGTTCCTTCGCCGCGATCGCCGCGCTGTCGTAGGCGAATTGCACGGTGTTCGGCTTGAGCGCGTTCGCATCCGGCGCCATGCCGAAGAGCTTTTCCAAGTCGGAAGGCAATCCGATGCCTCCCGTGCTCGGTTCGATCACCGGCCTCGAGGGTTCGATGGGAACGGGGACCGGTTGCGGCGGGGGCGGCACGGGCGTGACAGGTTCCTCAACGGGATTCGGCGGCGTCACGCGGGCGATGTTCGTCGCCGCTTCCATCAGGTTGGGATTACCGACACTGGGTGTCGCGCCGCCACGGATGACGGTGATGCCCTTCTCGGGCCGCTTCGTGCGGCAACCGCTCGAAAAGGTGCAAACGACGGCGGCAAGTCCGATGCAAACAACAGAGCTGCGAAGTGAAACTTTCATAATGATCTCCGATCGACGGTTTTCTGCGCGCCCACGCAGTGTGAAATCCACAACCCCGACCGACGCGGCATTCTCGGCTGCTTCGTGCCGTGCGTCAAGCCAAGAGACCACCGCGCCCCGTGCGGTTCATTCGCAGGCAATTCCCGTTGAAGGATTCCCGCTTTTCTCCGTCGATGCTTGGAGCAAACTGCACCGCAATCGCATGAGTAACCTGACACTTTCACGACGCACCGCACTCAAGGGCATCGGCGCCACGCTGGCGCTGCCGTGGCTCGAAGCCATGGGGCCGCTCGATTCGTGGGCCGGTGGCGCCACGCCCGCCACCAAGGCCGCGCCGAACCGCATGGCCTTCATCTACGTCCCGAACGGCAAGAACATGGCCGACTGGAAGCCCCAATCCGAGGGCGAACTCGGCGAACTGCCCGCCATCCTCGAGCCCCTCGCCGAGCACAAGCGCGACTTTTCCATCCTCACCGGACTCACCGCCGACAAGGCGCGCGCCCACGGAGACGGCGGCGGCGACCATGCCCGCGCCCTCTCCGCGTTCCTCACCGGCGCCCAGCCGCGCAAGACCGACGGCACCGACATCCGCGCCGGCGTTTCCGTGGACCAGGTCGCCGCATCACGCATCGGCGAACAGACGCGCCTCGCCTCGCTCGAAATCGGCACCGAGGCCGGCGCGATGGCCGGCAACTGCGATTCCGGCTACTCGTGCGTATATTCCTCGACGATGTCGTGGCGCTCCGCGACGCAGCCGCTGCCGAAGGAAGTGAATCCGAAGCTCGTCTTCGAGCGGCTTTTCGCCGCGGGTTCCGCGCAGGACCGCGCCCGCCGCGACGCGCAGCGCAAGAGCGTGCTCGACTTGGTGAAGGCCGACTTCAACGAACTCAATGGCAGGCTCGGGCGCAACGACCAGCGCAAGCTCGAAGAGTTTGCCAGCGCCGTGCGTGACATCGAGCTGCGCATCGAGCGCGCCTCGAAATTTCCCGAGCCGAAAGCGCCGGAGGGCGTCACGCAACCCACAGGCATCCCGGCCACCTACGAGGAACACATCCGCCTGATGGGCGATCTGATGGTGCTCGCGTTCCAGACCGACACCACGCGCGTGTGCACGTTCGTCGTCGCCAACGAGGGCAGCAACAAGCCGTATCCCTTCATCAACGTCCGCGAGGGCCATCACGACCTCTCCCACCACGGCAACGACATGGTGAAGAAGGAAAAAATCCGCGAGATCAACCGCTTCCACACCAAACAGCTCGCCTACGTGCTTGGCAGGCTCAAGTCCGTGAAAGAAGGCGACGGCACACTGCTCGACCACACGATGCTCGCCTATGGCAGCGGCAACTCCGACGGCAATGCGCACAACCACGACGACCTGCCCATCCTCGTCGCGGGACGCGGTTGCGGCACGCTCACACCCGGCCGCCACGTCGTCTATCCCCGCGAAACGCCGCTCAACAACCTGTGGCTCGCGATGCTCAACCGCATGGAGATCCAGGTCCAGCAACTCGGCGACAGCACCGGCGAATTGAAGAACCTCGCCTGAGCCGGGCGGCTCAACCACGAAGGCACAAAGGGCAAGAAGGATACCGGAATCCGGCCTTCGTGCCCTTTGTGGCTTCGTGGTTCAACTCCACCTTCCCCGGAAGAGCTTCACTTGGGACGTGAACTTCACGTCCGCGTCCAGCGGGAAAATCGGCCGCGCACACTTCGTGTGACCGAGCGACTTCAGGTTTGCGCTCGTCGATCCGGGCGCGTCCACATCCACGTAGCGCGCCGCCCACGCCTTGAACATGTGCGGCTCGCAGTGCGGCGACTTCACCACGACCGCGCCGAAGCGCCGCGGGTCGCAGCCGTGCGCGAGGAACAGCGCGCGGTCGTAGAGGCTCACCGCGCGGCTCGTGACGATGAGCGTGAAGCCGGCAAACTGAATCACCGCCGTGCGCCCCGCCTGCCACAACTCTCGCGTCGTCTCGCTGTGAAACCATCCGTCGGACAGCATCCGCACGCGACCCTCGATCGGCAGCGGCGTGAAGCGCCGCTTGTCGAGCGCACCGCCGACCGTCGTCTTCACCGTGTTCCCGACGCCCGCTTTGAAAGCCGCCGCCACCGCAGCCGCGTCCACAATGGGAATGAGCGCGGTGCCTTCGTAGCCCGCATCGAGCAGCGCGCGAAGAATCGCGTTGCTGTCGCCTGACGCGCCGGAACTCGTCGCGTCCGCCGCGTCCACGAGCACGACGGTGCTTGAGCGGTCACCGCTCGAGTCTTGCGTCGTAGGAACATCACGCACACGAACACCCCTCACCCGCCCTTCGGGCACCCTCTCCCCTCGTCGGACGAGGGGAGAGGGATGGGGTGAGGGGTGCTCGTCCGCCCATATCTCGCGCGCAATGCGCGCCGCGTCCGCGAGGCTCGTGAGCGGCACCTGCATCTTCTCGTGATGCTCCCAGAACAAACTCGCGATGCGCAACGCCTCGCCCTCGGCGCGCGCCAGGTCGTTGTCCGTCACCACGAAGCTGTTCGACGCGAGCGCGGGCACGTCGGTGAACGGATTGCCCCACATCATCGCCGCCGAGAGTCCGCCGGGACGTTGCTCGATGGCCTTTGCCGCGTTCACCGCGTGCCGGATGGAGCCGGTCTCGGTGATGAGTTCATCGCCGCGCACGAGCGCAGGCACCGTGACCTTCGCCGTCACCGGCTTCACCTCGCCCGCGACGATGCGCAACAGCAGCCGTGCCGCGCGCGCGCCCGTGGTGAAGAAATCCACATGCGGATACGTGTGAAACGCCACCGCCGCATCGCTGTGCTCCAGCATCCGGTCCGTGAGGATGCCGTGCAAATCGAGCGAGATCACGATGGCCACGCGCTCGCCGACGATCTTCCGCGTCTCCGCAAGCAGCCAGCCCTCCGGGTCGCCCTCGCTCTCCGTCGCCATCGCACCGTGCAGGGAAAAGTAAATACCATCCACCGGCGGTGCGGCCTTGATGCTCGCGAGAATGTCCCCCGCGATGCGCGCAAACGCCGCATCCGTCAGAGTGCCGCCCGACGTGATGAAGTGCGCGCTGCGCGCCGGCACCGGTTCGACGCCCGGCGTCGCATCGAACACGCTCAATGCCCCGCCGACTTCGCTTCGCACCGTGCGGTGATAGTCAAGAATCGCGCGCCCGTGCCGCACCGTGAAATCCTCGCAGCCGCTCAACACCGGATTGAACGTCGAGACTTCCTGTTTGCACTCGACGATGAGGATGCGGGGCATGGCGGCTGGACGCGGCGGCCC of the Verrucomicrobiota bacterium genome contains:
- a CDS encoding DUF1552 domain-containing protein, giving the protein MSNLTLSRRTALKGIGATLALPWLEAMGPLDSWAGGATPATKAAPNRMAFIYVPNGKNMADWKPQSEGELGELPAILEPLAEHKRDFSILTGLTADKARAHGDGGGDHARALSAFLTGAQPRKTDGTDIRAGVSVDQVAASRIGEQTRLASLEIGTEAGAMAGNCDSGYSCVYSSTMSWRSATQPLPKEVNPKLVFERLFAAGSAQDRARRDAQRKSVLDLVKADFNELNGRLGRNDQRKLEEFASAVRDIELRIERASKFPEPKAPEGVTQPTGIPATYEEHIRLMGDLMVLAFQTDTTRVCTFVVANEGSNKPYPFINVREGHHDLSHHGNDMVKKEKIREINRFHTKQLAYVLGRLKSVKEGDGTLLDHTMLAYGSGNSDGNAHNHDDLPILVAGRGCGTLTPGRHVVYPRETPLNNLWLAMLNRMEIQVQQLGDSTGELKNLA
- a CDS encoding M81 family metallopeptidase encodes the protein MPRILIVECKQEVSTFNPVLSGCEDFTVRHGRAILDYHRTVRSEVGGALSVFDATPGVEPVPARSAHFITSGGTLTDAAFARIAGDILASIKAAPPVDGIYFSLHGAMATESEGDPEGWLLAETRKIVGERVAIVISLDLHGILTDRMLEHSDAAVAFHTYPHVDFFTTGARAARLLLRIVAGEVKPVTAKVTVPALVRGDELITETGSIRHAVNAAKAIEQRPGGLSAAMMWGNPFTDVPALASNSFVVTDNDLARAEGEALRIASLFWEHHEKMQVPLTSLADAARIAREIWADEHPSPHPSPLVRRGERVPEGRVRGVRVRDVPTTQDSSGDRSSTVVLVDAADATSSGASGDSNAILRALLDAGYEGTALIPIVDAAAVAAAFKAGVGNTVKTTVGGALDKRRFTPLPIEGRVRMLSDGWFHSETTRELWQAGRTAVIQFAGFTLIVTSRAVSLYDRALFLAHGCDPRRFGAVVVKSPHCEPHMFKAWAARYVDVDAPGSTSANLKSLGHTKCARPIFPLDADVKFTSQVKLFRGRWS